TTCTTTGCGCTTAAGTAGCTAGAAAATGGGTACTGGGGACTGGGGACTGGGTACTGGGGACTGGGAAAAAGATTATAGTCATAAATTCTTTCCATCTCTAATCCTTAATCCCCAATCCCTAATCCCCAATCCCTTTTACTTCCGTCTCGAAAGCAAAAAATATAGACACATGAGCATTTCAATTAGACCAGACGAAATCAGTAACATTATTCAGCAACAAATCGAGCAATACGACCAAGAAGTCAAAGTTGCTAACGTTGGTACAGTCCTGCAAGTCGGTGACGGGATTGCCCGGATCTATGGTCTGGAAAAGGCTATGGCTGGGGAGCTATTAGAATTTGAAGATGGTACAGTCGGCATCGCCCAGAACTTGGAAGAAGACAACGTAGGCGCGGTGTTGATGGGTGAAGGTCATGAAATTCAAGAAGGTAGCTCCGTAACCGCAACTGGCAAAATTGCTCAAGTTCCCGTGGGAGAAGCCTTAGTTGGCCGAGTTGTAGACGCTTTGGGTCGTCCCATCGATGGTAAGGGAGACATCAAAACCACAGAAACCCGTTTGATTGAATCTCCAGCACCCGGTATTATCGCCCGTCGGTCTGTACACGAACCCATGCAAACGGGGATTACAGCTATTGACTCGATGATTCCCATCGGTCGGGGTCAACGGGAATTGATTATTGGCGACCGTCAAACAGGCAAAACTGCGATCGCCATTGACACAATCATCAACCAAAAATCAGAAGATGTAATTTGTGTTTACGTTGCCGTTGGTCAAAAGGCTTCCACAGTTGCTAACGTAGTACAAACACTACAAGAAAAAGGCGCAATGGACTACACCATTGTCGTCGCCGCTAGCGCCAGTGAACCAGCAACCTTACAATACCTCGCTCCCTATACTGGTGCAACACTTGCAGAGTACTTCATGTACAAAGGCAAAGCAACCTTGGTAATTTACGACGACTTGTCTAAACAAGCCCAAGCTTATCGCCAAATGTCCTTGCTACTGCGTCGTCCACCCGGACGGGAAGCTTACCCTGGAGATGTATTCTACATTCACTCCCGTTTGTTGGAACGTGCAGCGAAACTGAGTGACGAATTGGGTAAAGGTAGCATGACCGCCCTACCAATTATCGAAACCCAAGCCGGTGACGTATCGGCGTACATCCCCACCAACGTGATCTCCATTACCGACGGTCAGATATTCTTGTCTTCTGACTTGTTTAACGCTGGTATCCGTCCCGCTGTGAACCCCGGTATTTCAGTATCCCGTGTGGGTTCTGCGGCTCAAACCAAGGCAATGAAAAAAGTTGCCGGTAAGATTAAATTGGAACTGGCGCAATTTGACGACCTGCAAGCCTTCGCGCAATTTGCTTCTGACTTAGATAAAGCCACCCAAGACCAGTTGGCACGGGGTCAACGCTTGCGGGAACTACTCAAGCAGCCGCAAAATGAGCCACTCTCAGTATACGAGCAAGTGGCAATTCTCTACGCTGGTATCAACGGTTATTTAGATGATATCCCAGTTGACAAAGTAACCACCTTCACCAAAGGTCTGCGGGAATACTTAAAGACCGGTAAAACCGAGTACGCCCAAGGAGTCCAAGCTTCCAAAGCACTGGGTGACTCAGAAGAAGCAGCTTTGAAAGAAGCGCTAACCGAGTACAAGAAGACCTTCAAAGCCACAGCGTAATTAGTCATTAGTCAGTAGTCAGTGGTCAGTAGCAATTGCCAACTGACAACTGACAACTGACAACTGACAACTGACAAATAATTTAAAATTATGCCTAACCTCAAAGCAATACGCGATCGCATTCAGTCGGTCAAAAACACCAAAAAAATTACAGAAGCCATGCGCCTAGTGGCGGCGGCGAGAGTGCGCCGGGCGCAAGAACAAGTGTTGGCAACTCGTCCCTTTGCCGACCGTTTGGCACAAGTTTTGTATGGTCTGCAAAGTCGTCTGCGCTTTGAAGAAGCCAACCTACCACTACTAAGAAAACGGGAAGTGAAGTCAGTAGGACTGTTGGTCATCTCAGGCGATCGCGGTTTGTGTGGCGGCTACAACAGTAACGTTATCCGTCGTGCAGAAAATCGGGCCAAGGAACTCCAGGCTGAAGGTGTAAATTACACATTTGTGGTTGTTGGACGCAAAGCTGGACAATACTTTCAACGCCGCAATCAGCCCATTGATGGCACATACAGTGGCTTAGAGCAAATTCCTACCGCAGCAGAAGCCAATGAAATTGCCGACCAGCTACTTTCTTTGTTCCTTTCGGAAAAAGTAGACCGCATCGAATTAATTTATACCAAATTCGTCTCCTTGGTAAGCTCCCGTCCTGTGGTGCAAACCCTGCTACCCCTTGATCTGCAAGGACTAGAAGCAGGTGATGACGAAATCTTCCGCCTGACAACTCGTGGCGGTCAATTCCAGGTGGAACGGGAGAAAGTGACTCAACAAGTCCGGGCTTTCCCCCGGGACATGATTTTCGAGCAAGATCCAGTACAGATTCTAGATTCTCTGTTGCCTCTGTATTTAAGTAACCAGTTGTTACGGGCGCTACAAGAATCTGCTGCTAGTGAACTAGCTGCTCGGATGACAGCCATGAGCAACGCCAGTGAAAACGCTGGTGAGTTGATTACCACCCTAACGCTGTCTTATAACAAAGCCCGACAAGCCGCAATTACTCAAGAACTTCTTGAGGTTGTTGGCGGTGCCGAAGCGTTAACTTAGGGAATTAGTGATTGTTAATTGTAATAAATAGCTAATTGCTAGTTGTTTGAAAATTAGCAGTTAGCTATTTTTGTTATTTAAGAACTTGCAATTATCCAAAATGCAGAATGGCGCTTTGGTGATGATAACTTCAACGTGAGTTCGACAAGCGCTGTTTTGACCTCTCCCCCGACCCCTCTCCTACGAGGAGAGGGGAGTAAAACCGTGATTTTTTCGTTTCTCCTCCCTCGCCTAAATGGAGAGGGAGGGCGGGAGGGAGAGGTTTATCGAACTCACGTTAAACAATAGTGAAATTACTAGCGCTTAGGGATACTCCGCCTGTTAACTGTGCTAATTGTTGTTGAGTAAATCCACTGTCACTGCCATCAAGGTCGAAGTATAGTGCGCCAGTGACATTATCGAAGATAAATCGTTGGGCGCTGGTGATTGCGGCTGTGCCAATTACAAACTGACTTTGTGATAGTGAACCTGCTACTAAGCCACCACCAAAGCCATTAGCTGATATCTGAATCAAGTCTTGGCTTGAATCAAAGTTGTTAATGGTATCAACACCTTCAGTGTAATTACTGTAAGCAAAAGTATCAACACCAGAAGCACCAGTCAACACATCATTACCATTTCCACCGATGAGCAGGTTATTACCGTAAGTATCGTACACAGATAAAGTATCGTTGCCAGCACCACCATTGAGGGTATCATTGCCTTCAATGGTATAAAAATCTCCTTCGCCTCCAGAGAGGTAATCATCTCCATTTCCGCCAAGTATACTGTCAGCGTAGCCTGAACCAGTGATAAATAAAGCCTCAATATTCTGGAAGTTAACCGCAGAGTCGCCAGCTATTGTAATTGTGCCATTGGTAGTAGTTGAATCCAGAGTGACGACGATCGCTCTGGAAGGGTAAGG
Above is a window of Nostoc sp. UHCC 0702 DNA encoding:
- the atpA gene encoding F0F1 ATP synthase subunit alpha encodes the protein MSISIRPDEISNIIQQQIEQYDQEVKVANVGTVLQVGDGIARIYGLEKAMAGELLEFEDGTVGIAQNLEEDNVGAVLMGEGHEIQEGSSVTATGKIAQVPVGEALVGRVVDALGRPIDGKGDIKTTETRLIESPAPGIIARRSVHEPMQTGITAIDSMIPIGRGQRELIIGDRQTGKTAIAIDTIINQKSEDVICVYVAVGQKASTVANVVQTLQEKGAMDYTIVVAASASEPATLQYLAPYTGATLAEYFMYKGKATLVIYDDLSKQAQAYRQMSLLLRRPPGREAYPGDVFYIHSRLLERAAKLSDELGKGSMTALPIIETQAGDVSAYIPTNVISITDGQIFLSSDLFNAGIRPAVNPGISVSRVGSAAQTKAMKKVAGKIKLELAQFDDLQAFAQFASDLDKATQDQLARGQRLRELLKQPQNEPLSVYEQVAILYAGINGYLDDIPVDKVTTFTKGLREYLKTGKTEYAQGVQASKALGDSEEAALKEALTEYKKTFKATA
- a CDS encoding F0F1 ATP synthase subunit gamma; this translates as MPNLKAIRDRIQSVKNTKKITEAMRLVAAARVRRAQEQVLATRPFADRLAQVLYGLQSRLRFEEANLPLLRKREVKSVGLLVISGDRGLCGGYNSNVIRRAENRAKELQAEGVNYTFVVVGRKAGQYFQRRNQPIDGTYSGLEQIPTAAEANEIADQLLSLFLSEKVDRIELIYTKFVSLVSSRPVVQTLLPLDLQGLEAGDDEIFRLTTRGGQFQVEREKVTQQVRAFPRDMIFEQDPVQILDSLLPLYLSNQLLRALQESAASELAARMTAMSNASENAGELITTLTLSYNKARQAAITQELLEVVGGAEALT